The Saccharomonospora glauca K62 genome has a segment encoding these proteins:
- a CDS encoding helix-turn-helix transcriptional regulator — translation MNETMPSRLLRLLSLLQTRREWSGAELAARLGVTTRTVRRDIERLRALDYPVASAPGTAGGYRLTSGRNLPPLLLDDDEVVAVALGLVAAAGTGVTGVADSAVRALTKLERGLPGRLRPRLAALGTASVVVTSTEAPGVDPAVLAVLAACCHDREIVSFDYRGRDGTAGARRVEPHHLVTVRGHWYLVAYDLDRHDWRSFRVDRLTRPVSTRHRFTPRTLPAPDPATYLTRSFAAAEYRHGARLVVALSADELRRRLFTTVPGEISPTGPETCAVRLSAESAELVTQYTVLLMALDAEVTLVGASPEVERRLRGLRRTLPG, via the coding sequence GTGAACGAGACCATGCCGTCCCGCCTGCTCCGGCTGCTGTCGCTGTTGCAGACCCGGCGGGAGTGGTCGGGCGCCGAACTGGCCGCCCGGCTCGGGGTCACCACCCGGACCGTGCGCCGCGACATCGAGCGACTCCGCGCGCTGGACTACCCGGTGGCGAGCGCCCCCGGCACTGCGGGCGGCTACCGGCTGACCTCGGGCCGGAACCTGCCCCCGCTGCTGTTGGACGACGACGAGGTGGTGGCGGTGGCGCTCGGGCTGGTGGCGGCGGCGGGCACCGGGGTCACCGGAGTCGCGGACAGCGCCGTGCGGGCTCTGACGAAGCTGGAACGCGGGCTGCCCGGACGGTTGCGGCCCCGGCTGGCCGCCCTCGGGACCGCCAGCGTGGTCGTGACCTCGACGGAGGCGCCGGGCGTGGACCCCGCGGTGCTCGCGGTGCTCGCGGCCTGCTGTCACGACCGGGAGATCGTGAGCTTCGACTACCGCGGCCGGGACGGCACCGCCGGTGCGCGCCGGGTGGAACCGCACCATCTGGTCACCGTGCGCGGTCACTGGTATCTGGTCGCTTACGACCTCGACCGTCACGACTGGCGTTCGTTCCGCGTCGACCGGCTCACCCGCCCGGTGTCCACCCGCCACCGGTTCACTCCGCGAACGTTGCCCGCGCCGGACCCGGCGACCTACCTGACCCGGTCCTTCGCCGCCGCCGAGTACCGGCACGGCGCGCGGCTGGTGGTGGCGTTGTCCGCCGACGAGCTGCGGCGGCGGCTGTTCACCACCGTCCCCGGCGAGATCAGCCCCACCGGGCCGGAGACGTGTGCCGTGCGGCTCAGCGCGGAGTCGGCCGAGCTGGTCACGCAGTACACCGTATTGCTCATGGCGTTGGACGCCGAGGTGACCCTGGTGGGCGCCTCCCCGGAGGTCGAGCGACGGCTGCGTGGACTGCGGCGGACCCTTCCGGGGTGA
- a CDS encoding FAD-binding oxidoreductase, whose amino-acid sequence MSDKNSSIEQLTAHLPDAVLDPASGDHDAERAGFQLHHPHRPAAIVAATRAEDVRAAVEFAATHRTPFAVQATGHGRAVPTDGLLISTRRMTGVRIDPATRTAWVEAGATWSRVVEAAAPHGLAPLSGSFPGVGAVSYTLSGGVGLLARRYGFAADHVRRLDVVTPDGRLREVTERSEPDLFWALRGAGGHLGVVTGMEIDLVPVTHVYGGSLLVDLQRAPDVLEVWRRWTEDVPEETTSAVTVLTYPDVPQLPEGLRGRPIAHLRVVHLGSAEEGSAVVEPLRACGPILRDTLAEIPYTRAGEIFDEPEQPHPYRGDNVVVRDLEPEALSGLAQAAGPSARVFTVTGIRHLGGALARPPRAANVVGHRDARYLVSILSPVEDGEEKLVRKLHDDVLASFAGVALGRGLNFAYRELGPEEFRSAFSAEDYPRLLAIKERVDPHGLFRPGQGGPRVARVDPARGPVRGRHRLTGWCRSGDEAGQQSRRGE is encoded by the coding sequence ATGAGCGACAAGAACAGCAGTATCGAGCAACTCACCGCCCACCTTCCCGACGCCGTGCTCGATCCCGCGTCCGGCGACCACGACGCCGAGCGTGCCGGATTCCAACTGCACCACCCGCACCGTCCCGCGGCGATCGTCGCCGCGACCCGCGCCGAGGACGTGCGCGCCGCCGTGGAGTTCGCCGCCACTCACCGGACGCCGTTCGCCGTGCAAGCCACCGGACACGGGCGTGCCGTCCCCACCGACGGGCTATTGATCAGTACGCGCCGCATGACCGGCGTGCGGATCGACCCGGCCACCCGCACCGCGTGGGTCGAGGCCGGAGCGACCTGGAGCCGGGTCGTCGAGGCGGCGGCACCCCACGGGCTGGCGCCGTTGTCCGGGAGCTTCCCCGGCGTCGGCGCCGTCTCCTACACCTTGAGCGGCGGGGTGGGGCTACTGGCCCGTCGGTACGGCTTCGCGGCCGACCACGTGCGCCGACTCGACGTGGTCACTCCCGACGGGCGGCTGCGCGAGGTGACCGAGCGGTCCGAGCCCGACCTGTTCTGGGCATTACGCGGCGCGGGCGGCCACCTCGGCGTGGTCACCGGCATGGAGATCGACCTGGTACCGGTCACCCACGTCTACGGTGGCAGCCTGCTGGTCGACCTCCAGCGGGCACCCGACGTGCTGGAGGTCTGGCGGCGGTGGACCGAGGACGTCCCGGAGGAGACGACCTCGGCGGTGACCGTGCTGACCTATCCGGACGTGCCGCAGCTGCCGGAGGGACTGCGGGGACGGCCGATCGCCCACCTGCGCGTCGTCCATCTCGGCTCGGCCGAGGAGGGCAGCGCCGTGGTGGAACCCCTGCGTGCGTGCGGCCCGATCCTGCGCGACACGCTGGCCGAGATCCCCTACACCCGAGCCGGGGAGATCTTCGACGAACCCGAGCAGCCCCACCCCTATCGAGGCGACAACGTCGTCGTCCGGGACCTCGAACCCGAGGCACTTTCCGGGCTGGCGCAGGCGGCCGGACCGTCCGCGCGGGTGTTCACGGTGACCGGCATCCGGCATCTGGGCGGCGCGCTCGCTCGCCCACCGCGCGCCGCGAACGTCGTCGGTCACCGCGACGCCCGCTACCTCGTGTCGATCCTTTCCCCGGTGGAAGACGGAGAGGAGAAGCTGGTGAGGAAGCTGCACGACGATGTGCTCGCCTCCTTCGCCGGCGTCGCGCTCGGTCGCGGACTCAACTTCGCCTACCGGGAGCTGGGCCCGGAGGAGTTCCGCTCCGCGTTCTCCGCCGAGGACTACCCGCGGCTGCTGGCGATCAAGGAACGGGTCGACCCGCAC